The Plutella xylostella chromosome 9, ilPluXylo3.1, whole genome shotgun sequence genome has a segment encoding these proteins:
- the LOC119694699 gene encoding uncharacterized protein LOC119694699: MFSAFSLLSQKTVSEPNTMQDTAASNEDIVADKLDQSDLKISVTCDRGVSNDLKQLKYDGKTCVRSFIQRLEEFRESKNISESKMLASAVDILTGDALHWYRSVKSKIHDWNTLVSRLKADFDILDYDYRMSSEIRDRTQGDGESITIYLSIMEGMFSRLSNPLSDEDKLEIILHNIRPCYSTIIAASPSLKSVDDLRVICRNYEHIKVRSDNYREPPSVSSKTLAPEFAYQSQHKKYNNTQSKQYFNKSKPFQSFKPESSPVFEVQAAETAAVSKPEKYCQRCRVNTHSMKECTAERTIFCFKCGMKDVRLPECPKCNGSKN, encoded by the coding sequence ATGTTTTCTGCCTTCTCACTTTTATCACAGAAAACTGTTAGTGAGCCAAACACTATGCAAGACACTGCCGCGTCAAATGAGGATATAGTTGCTGATAAACTTGATCAATCTGATCTTAAAATCTCCGTGACCTGTGATCGTGGAGTTTCTAATGACCTCAAACAATTGAAATATGATGGAAAAACCTGTGTCCGTTCTTTCATTCAAAGACTCGAAGAGTTCCGTGAGTCAAAAAACATCTCGGAGTCAAAAATGCTAGCCTCTGCGGTTGATATTTTAACTGGCGATGCATTACACTGGTATCGTAGTGTCAAAAGTAAAATACATGACTGGAACACTCTAGTTTCACGTCTCAAAGCTGATTTTGATATACTAGACTACGATTATCGTATGTCTTCTGAAATACGGGATCGAACCCAAGGGGATGGTGAATCTATCACTATCTATTTATCAATAATGGAAGGCATGTTTTCGCGTCTTAGCAATCCCTTGAGCGATGAAGATAAAttagaaataattttacacaACATTCGTCCATGTTACTCGACAATAATTGCTGCGAGCCCTTCTTTAAAGTCTGTGGATGACTTAAGGGTTATTTGTCGGAATTATGAACATATTAAGGTTCGCTCCGATAATTATAGGGAACCACCTTCTGTGAGCTCTAAAACGTTAGCGCCTGAGTTTGCCTATCAGTctcaacataaaaaatacaataatacacagagcaaacaatattttaacaaatctAAGCCTTTCCAATCTTTTAAACCTGAATCTAGTCCGGTTTTCGAGGTTCAAGCCGCTGAAACTGCTGCGGTGTCTAAACCTGAGAAGTATTGCCAGCGTTGTCGCGTCAATACTCACTCAATGAAGGAATGTACGGCTGAACGTACAATCTTCTGCTTCAAATGTGGTATGAAGGACGTACGTCTACCTGAATGCCCTAAATGCAACGggtcaaaaaactaa